The Sminthopsis crassicaudata isolate SCR6 chromosome 5, ASM4859323v1, whole genome shotgun sequence genome contains the following window.
CCTAATCCTTAAATCAGCAGGTGGCAAAATGATGAGTCAAGGACAGAGCTTACAAGGTTACAGCAGAGTTTAGAGGTGAGATAGGCACAGAGAGGAATagcaaagaaaaaccaaatgcCTAGTGGATCAATTTTATTATAAACACATTACACAGGCCTTTCTCCCCACTGAGAAGTCTCTACCCAAAGAGCATCCTGACGATGACAGATGAGGTTCCTATCATCACCAGCTAGAGTTCTCTATCGGTGCTTCCCCTTTCTATTGAACTGTTTGTAGAGGTATTTGATGCGCTTATTTAGGTTGTGTAAGTCCTGAACAAACATGCGGTCTCCCACTACTTTCTTCTTCTGGATACAGCGCTGCAACTCATTCCCTTTCCAGCCCCGGAGCCATCTGGGCCCTTTAATCAGGTCCTTGGGGTGCCGTTCAAAGTTTCCTGTGAGGCAAATGGAGAACCCGTTCTTAGAATAAGGTGGAGGCGACTGTTAAACATGTATTTAAAGATTTCCTCCATTTTGTCTCTTACAGCTCAGAACTGCTTCCTAAGGCCCCGGGAATATCCATTCATTCTCGAGCATTATTAAAAGCAAATGACCTTGGTCCCTGTCTCCTCCGGGAATTAAGATCAATTAAAGTAACGAATTAGACTTCTCCCGGAGCTCCGCCACAACCAGCCCCGGCCCAGTGTTGCTCTCACCCAGGATCCCGATGTTGTCATACACCCCAAACAGGCTCCTCTTCTCATTCCACCGATCCACTACCTTAGGCGGCGGGAGGGTCATCCGCACGGGGGCCGTCTCAGGGACGCCTGGGGAAGGAATGTTAAGAGCCATCAGCAAGCGCCCCACGAAGCAGTCTTCTTATGTCTGGGCTTCCCTTCTGCCGGGATACTTACCCAAGGAGAAGCTCCGGGCGGCCCCAGCAGCGCAGCGCCATAGTGCCCCGCCCGCCCACCGGGTCAGAGACCACGCCATTAACCAGACTCGGCAATCAGGCGCTGCGCAGAATTCTGGGAAAGCGAGGACCACGTCCCAGAGGCCTCCGCGAGAGGGCAGCGCCGGCCGCTTCAGTTCACTTTACACGTAAAGAGGCAAGCGGAAGCCCATTCCGGTCGTTCCCAGAACCCTCTGTTCCAGGCTCGCTCGCGCCCCCTGCCCcgcccccttccttctcctcccctagCGTCGGGCCCCGCCTCCTGGAGGGACAACCCGCCCCCGGAAATAGACTGTCTGCTTCAGGGTTTGAAGGCATTGCCATGCTTGTTGGGACGCTGATTTTTGCCTTTCACGGCTCGAGCTGCTGAAGATTTTCCTGGGCCTTACACCAGAAAAGAGGGAAAGCCCGAAGGCATTCGGGCCAGCCTTCGGCTCCCCCCAGGTGTCTCGCAGCTATAAGGAACACATTAGCGGGGAAGCTGGCCTCGGAGGGTCTAAGAATCAGTCAGGAGGAGGTCACGCTGGCTGCTTCTCTGAAGCTTCATGCAACCGAATGCACGGCTTACTGCCTAGGACTGAGCCaagtctgagttcagatttgcgATCTGCCGCTGTTGCCAGTTGCTGGGTGATTAGTCGTGGGAACATCTCCAACCGCCCTCTAGCCTTGGAGCTCCAGACGGGACTGGCTCAGAGCACCCTCTCCACGACCAGTAAATAGAACAACCTAACTTGAACAAGCTTCCCGATTTTCCCACTTCCGGGGACTCACGTGACAGGCCCGTTACTCTTTTCCCATTGGTCGGAACTCCACGATTGGCTTGTGTCACAACCGTTGATATTTAAAAAGATTTGTTTTGAGGCTTGGTCCGCGCGCCTCAAAGTAAAAAGGCGgtccttttcccccctctctgcGCGGTGATTGGTTGGTGTCCTAGAAGCGCAGCACTGATTGGCTGTCTTCGAGCGTTCCCCGGCGCgcgaattttttttttgaggctcaTAATTTGTGCTAGGAAGGTGAGTAAACTTAAGGGAGGAACGCTCTGTAACTGACGGCCTCTGCAGAGGGTGGGAGGTGGGGGGCGTTCTAGGAATCCTGCGTGCTGGGTTAAAGAACGTGGAACCTGAGGAACGAGGGAGCCCGAGAGGTATGGAAGGGGTCCCGGAGGGCGGCTTTCCGGCCGCTTGGGTGAAGTAAAGCGCCCATTTTGCTGCAAGAGACCGCTCAGTTTGAAGGATTTAATTCTTTTGCGGCCTAAAACTGTGCAACTTGGACGTGCAGGCCCAGATTCTGCTCCCTGCGGCACATGCTTGAGTTGGTCTCAGGGGCTTCTTCATACATAAAACGATGATAATTAATGCTTAATGAAGGACTTCTTGCAGCAGGCAGGATTTTACCTgggacctgaaggaagccaggaagcagaggaGAAGCGAGAGCcttgtttctcatttgtaaaaagagacgGTCATGTCAAAATTCTATCCGAGAAGTCAGACCCGTCACTGTTATAATAGAGAGAATCTTATGGCTCCTTAGAGTCTGcaagtcatttttctctttctcaagacTGCGATTCATCTGGTATAGGTTAAACGTGCGGTTTTTCtaaacatttccttatttgtcatgtgCATCAGATGACTTTTAATACATTTCTCCCAGCTTTGCAAGGTAGGCAGGACGAGTATGTTGTATCTGAGGGAAGTGTAACTTGTTCACAGTTATGGCGCTGCCACCCCtactatcaaaataaaataaagattttcccCGTTCCTTGCCTTTTGTGCAATAGTACATTGGCCAGAGCCAAGCGGTCCTTGGTAACTCTCTGTGTTTTCTAGCCTGGTGATCCTGTGGAAAGATGCCTCCTCAGGTGTGCGAGTTTCATCTACCGCTGTCTCCGGAGGAGCTGCTGAAAAGTGGAGGAATCAACCAGTATGTGGTGCAAGAAGTTCTGCCTGTCAAGCAGCTTCCTTCCCAGCTCAGAGGTAAGGTGTCAGCTTGATTTTTTACCCTTTCTCCCATTGCTCAGCTTTGCTACTGTTAAAAAGACATTACTTTGTCCTCTGGGACCCAATGAGATCAATAAAACTGAGAATTTCTTTTGAGAATAATCTCAAGGTTATTGAGATgttatttctctctattttaaatacttttaaggTTTAAAACTGCAGATCCTCACTCCCTTCTTTTCAGTATGACTGCTTCCCTGCTAGTTTCCTATTGAGGTCTGGGCTGGACCAGACCTC
Protein-coding sequences here:
- the MRPL51 gene encoding large ribosomal subunit protein mL51, which encodes MAWSLTRWAGGALWRCAAGAARSFSLGVPETAPVRMTLPPPKVVDRWNEKRSLFGVYDNIGILGNFERHPKDLIKGPRWLRGWKGNELQRCIQKKKVVGDRMFVQDLHNLNKRIKYLYKQFNRKGKHR